One segment of Castanea sativa cultivar Marrone di Chiusa Pesio chromosome 3, ASM4071231v1 DNA contains the following:
- the LOC142627540 gene encoding superoxide dismutase [Cu-Zn], producing MVKAVAVLGASPNVSGTIYFTQEGDGPTTVTGTIFGLKPGLHGFHVHALGDTTNGCMSTGPHFNPVGKEHGAPEDENRHAGDLGNVNVGDDGTVNFTIIDKQIPLSGPNSIIGRAVVVHADPDDLGKGGHELSKSTGNAGGRVACGIIGLQG from the exons ATGGTGAAGGCTGTGGCTGTTCTTGGAGCTAGTCCAAATGTCTCTGGCACTATCTACTTCACCCAGGAAGGAGATG GACCAACTACAGTAACTGGAACGATTTTTGGTCTTAAACCTGGACTCCATGGCTTCCATGTGCACGCTCTTGGAGACACAACAAATGGTTGCATGTCAACTG GACCACATTTCAATCCTGTTGGCAAAGAGCATGGTGCTCCTGAAGATGAGAATCGTCATGCTGGTGATCTGGGAAATGTCAATGTTGGTGATGATG GCACAGTAAATTTCACAATCATTGACAAGCAG ATTCCCCTTTCTGGACCAAATTCCATTATTGGAAGGGCTGTTGTTGTCCACGCAGATCCAGATGATCTTGGCAAGG GGGGACATGAACTTAGCAAGAGCACTGGAAATGCAGGTGGCCGAGTAGCTTGTG GTATCATCGGTCTCCAAGGATGA
- the LOC142629950 gene encoding putative pentatricopeptide repeat-containing protein At1g26500, with amino-acid sequence MIVKRIAPTKSIINLVHHHHHHHLHLLSTNHTHPPQPSKPITTISPPNPDHLLRVCTILYQQQDSPDPRLHSKLHTCQSQFDQDNHLTHEFFLQVCNKFPYSWRPVYRFFQYTEANSLSHFTHTSVSFNKLLDVIGKSRNIELFWELLHEMGRRRLVNEKTFRIALNTLATARELKRCVEFFHSMNACGYEYSLETLNKVVETLCGNGLVEEAKFVVSKLKEWIRPSGVTYKCLIQGFCDVGDLVEASKVWNLMLDEGFQPDIDAVEKMMESLFKINRYDEALKLFQMMRTKRIDDLGLSTYRLVIEWMCKRGKIAQAYMLFEEMHERGAQADNLTLGSLIYGLLARGRVREAYRIVEGIEKPDINVYHGLIKGLLKLRRASEATQVFREMIKRGCEPTMHTYIMLLQGHLGKRGRKGTDPLVNFETIFVGGLVKAGKSLEATKYVERSLRKGLEVPRFDYNKFLKYYSNEEGVVMFEEVAKKLREVGSVDLADIFERYGQRMATRDRRRNRAVEH; translated from the coding sequence ATGATAGTGAAACGAATAGCACCCACTAAATCCATCATAAACCTCGtccatcatcaccaccaccaccaccttcaTCTATTAAGCACCAACCATACTCACCCACCACAACCTTCCAAGCCCATTACCACCATTTCGCCACCCAACCCGGATCACCTACTCCGAGTCTGCACCATCCTCTACCAGCAACAAGACTCACCAGACCCAAGACTCCACTCCAAGCTCCACACTTGCCAGTCACAATTCGACCAAGACAACCACCTCACCCACGAGTTCTTCCTCCAAGTCTGCAACAAGTTCCCTTACTCATGGCGACCTGTCTACCGCTTCTTTCAATACACAGAAGCCAATTCACTTTCACATTTCACTCACACCTCTGTCTCCTTCAACAAGTTGCTTGACGTGATTGGAAAATCACGCAACATTGAGCTTTTCTGGGAGCTTCTCCATGAGATGGGACGACGTCGTCTTGTCAATGAGAAGACTTTTAGGATTGCGCTCAACACCTTGGCAACAGCAAGGGAGTTGAAAAGGTGTGTGGAGTTTTTTCACTCTATGAATGCATGTGGGTATGAGTATAGCTTGGAGACTTTGAATAAGGTGGTTGAGACTTTGTGTGGGAATGGACTTGTTGAGGAGGCCAAGTTTGTTGTGTCCAAGTTGAAAGAATGGATAAGGCCAAGTGGGGTTACTTATAAGTGTTTGATACAGGGTTTTTGTGATGTGGGTGATTTGGTTGAGGCTTCAAAGGTTTGGAATTTGATGTTGGATGAGGGGTTCCAGCCTGATATTGATGCGGTTGAGAAAATGATGGAATCCCTCTTCAAGATTAATAGGTATGATGAGGCATTGAAGTTATTCCAGATGATGAGGACAAAAAGAATTGATGATTTGGGTCTTTCAACTTATAGGCTTGTGATTGAGTGGATGTGCAAAAGGGGTAAGATTGCACAAGCGTACATGTTGTTTGAAGAAATGCATGAGAGAGGGGCTCAGGCTGATAATCTAACATTGGGATCGCTTATATATGGGCTTTTGGCAAGAGGGAGAGTTAGAGAGGCTTATAGGATTGTGGAAGGGATTGAGAAACCGGATATCAATGTGTACCATGGGTTGATAAAAGGACTTTTGAAGTTAAGAAGGGCAAGTGAAGCAACACAAGTGTTTAGGGAGATGATAAAGAGAGGGTGTGAGCCTACAATGCATACCTACATAATGTTATTGCAAGGGCATCTGGGGAAGAGAGGAAGGAAGGGAACTGACCCACTTGtgaattttgaaactatttttgtTGGTGGTTTGGTTAAGGCGGGAAAGTCTTTAGAAGCCACAAAGTATGTAGAGAGGAGTTTAAGGAAAGGGCTTGAGGTTCCCAGATTTGATTACAATAAGTTTTTGAAGTATTATTCAAATGAGGAGGGTGTTGTTATGTTTGAGGAGGTGGCaaagaaattgagagaggtaGGGTCAGTTGATTTGGCAGATATATTTGAGAGGTATGGGCAGAGAATGGCTACGAGAGACAGAAGAAGAAACAGAGCAGTGGAACATTGA
- the LOC142627000 gene encoding FRIGIDA-like protein 4a produces the protein MSSSSTSSSVPDLPPLPQLPHNLRKSFKLLKTHAAAVANFTLQWQDLEDHFHSIHNSIQSKLQEFQSQQKTHLDYKETILIPTHESQVNSKETQLSPALESQEKSEETQFSNQQDQADTEGTLPENNGNSYEIPINEGWKAVLLYLNDHSKEHESMHKDLYNALKDYVDPGKLVFEAVKWSHLQELEKGNTDKEIRVSRWSCALLLEELLRVKPVVRAEVREEVMKLALELKGNIKEDDIENSWEILGFLLLVGAFGLVAEFDEDEVLELLKYSLHRKETPELVRALGFANRALDFIQKLLTKNKRLDAIRFIYAFELDDKFPPGPLLKAHLKHSKKKIWRSISRNYGSIQPDQKNEMANREIAVLKAMLRCIDKYNLGSHYDPRNLVNRIELLKRQNQERKAMKAASKSKAQVQQKITNKCTANYHKAGRDQQSRFKRPQTDESCASVNAAFSIHSVQPSYPQREGFFVGQGAEYLNPPAGMAVAAAIPNVSVGTIHSRQLTHYQPESSFTAQDSQFLTPSAGPYGLACSSPDPTRVSLSGAPYGFPYSSPVPQYANSSVGYYGMVGSQTGTPWSSSSGQYGTNIIANGSTEQIGSAGTQIAVGIASNSHPDRSISYYPGNRLRSPNYHDDRSVSQTHNRDKQSQCPPPAIYHL, from the exons ATGTCCTCCTCGTCCACTTCCTCCTCAGTTCCAGACCTTCCTCCACTTCCACAACTCCCACACAACCTTCGCAAATCATTCAAACTTCTCAAAACTCATGCTGCAGCTGTTGCCAATTTCACTCTCCAATGGCAGGACCTAGAGGACCACTTCCATTCCATTCACAATTCAATCCAATCAAAACTCCAAGAATTCCAATCCCAGCAAAAAACCCATTTGGATTATAAAGAAACCATTTTGATTCCAACCCATGAATCCCAAGTCAATTCCAAAGAAACCCAATTGAGTCCAGCTCTTGAATCCCAAGAAAAATCTGAGGAAACCCAATTCTCAAACCAACAAGACCAAGCGGATACTGAGGGAACTTTGCCTGAAAACAATGGGAATTCTTATGAGATTCCAATAAATGAAGGTTGGAAGGCAGTGTTGTTGTATTTGAATGATCATTCGAAAGAGCATGAATCTATGCACAAAGATTTATATAATGCACTTAAGGATTATGTGGATCCTGGGAAGCTAGTGTTTGAGGCAGTGAAATGGAGTCACTTACAGGAATTGGAGAAGGGGAATACAGATAAAGAAATTCGTGTTTCAAGGTGGAGTTGTGCGCTTTTGTTGGAGGAGTTGTTAAGAGTGAAACCAGTGGTTAGAGCAGAAGTGAGAGAAGAGGTAATGAAACTAGCCCTTGAATTGAAGGGAAATATAAAAGAAGACGATATTGAGAATTCTTGGgagattttggggtttttgctgCTTGTGGGTGCATTTGGATTGGTGGCTGAGtttgatgaggatgaggttTTGGAGCTTTTGAAATATAGTTTGCATCGTAAAGAGACTCCGGAGTTGGTTCGGGCTCTTGGTTTTGCTAACAGGGCCCTCG ATTTTATCCAAAAACTCCTTACAAAGAATAAGCGACTTGATGCTATCAGATTTATATATGCATTCGAACTAGATGACAAGTTCCCTCCAGGACCCCTGCTCAAAGCCCATTTGAAGCATTCCAAGAAGAAAATATGGAGGAGTATCAGTAGAAACTACGGATCTATACAACCTGACCAAAAG AATGAGATGGCAAATAGAGAAATAGCTGTTCTAAAAGCGATGTTACGATGCATTGATAAGTACAATCTTGGATCCCATTATGATCCTAGGAACCTTGTAAACCGCATCGAGCTTCTGAAAAGGCAGAATCAAGAGAGGAAGGCAATGAAAGCAGCTTCTAAATCCAAGGCTCAGGTGCAACAGAAGATCACAAATAAATGTACTGCCAACTACCACAAAGCTGGCCGGGATCAGCAGAGCAGATTTAAGCGTCCTCAGACAGATGAATCTTGTGCATCTGTGAATGCAGCTTTCTCAATCCACTCAGTACAGCCATCTTATCCTCAGCGAGAAGGTTTTTTTGTAGGTCAAGGTGCAGAATACTTAAACCCACCTGCTGGAATGGCTGTGGCAGCAGCTATTCCAAATGTTTCCGTTGGTACAATCCACTCGAGGCAACTAACTCATTATCAGCCAGAAAGCTCATTCACAGCTCAAGATTCACAATTCTTAACCCCATCTGCTGGACCGTATGGTTTGGCGTGCTCCTCCCCTGATCCCACACGTGTTAGTTTATCAGGTGCACCGTATGGTTTCCCGTACTCCAGTCCCGTCCCCCAATATGCAAACTCGTCTGTTGGATACTATGGAATGGTGGGCTCCCAAACTGGCACCCCATGGAGCTCGTCATCTGGTCAGTATGGGACAAATATTATTGCAAATGGGAGCACTGAGCAGATTGGATCAGCTGGAACCCAAATAGCTGTAGGCATTGCTTCTAATTCACATCCAGACAGATCAATTTCTTATTACCCAGGGAATCGACTTAGGAGCCCTAATTATCATGATGATAGGTCAGTGTCTCAAACTCACAATAGAGATAAGCAGTCTCAGTGCCCGCCACCTGCTATTTATCACCTTTAG